A single Chaetodon trifascialis isolate fChaTrf1 chromosome 18, fChaTrf1.hap1, whole genome shotgun sequence DNA region contains:
- the LOC139346835 gene encoding cysteine-rich secretory protein LCCL domain-containing 1-like, whose translation MRHVSLHWLRGVSLLLLLQTATSMVMLPNSTGWEQILDKYLDEQGDWWEAKHRGKRAITDSDAQLILDLHNKLRGQVYPPSSNMEYMVWDTELERTAEEWAETCLWEHGPAGLLPQIGQNLGAHWGRYRPPTFHVQAWYDEVKDYTFPYPQECNPYCPFRCSGPVCTHYTQLVWATSSRIGCAINLCYNMNVWGQIWAKAVYLVCNYSPKGNWWGHSPYKHGTPCSACPPSYGGGCKDNLCYKDDSSNPPQEETEENNFIEPEAPRSPQKPWPRASKPELPSLPAPAPTKPPTEDLQKNEVVNTQQMSQLVTCDTKLRDQCKGTPCNRYECPAGCLDATGKVVGTVYYEMQSSVCRAGLHAGVIDNDGGWMDVTRQGRKDFFIKSNKNGVQSVGKYQSANSFTVSRVAVKAITCETTVAQLCPYQKPAKHCPRLYCPRNCLEENPHISRVIGTRIYSDKSSVCRSAVHAGVIRNDVGGYIDVMPVDKRKHYIASYQNGIFSESLQNPPGGKAFRVFAVI comes from the exons ATGAGGCATGTATCTCTGCATTGGCTGAGGGGCGtgtctctgctcctgctcctccagacGGCCACCTCCATGGTGATGCTTCCAAACTCCACCGGCTGGGAGCAGATTCTGGACAAGTATCTGGATGAGCAGGGAGACTGGTGGGAGGCCAAGCATAGGGGGAAGAGGGCCATTACCGACAGCGATGCTCAGCTCATCCTGGACCTTCACAACAAGCTCAGAGGCCAGGTGTACCCTCCTTCTTCCAACATGGAGTACATG GTGTGGGACACAGAGCTGGAGCGTACAGCAGAGGAGTGGGCAGAGACCTGTCTGTGGGAGCACGGTCCTGCTGGTTTACTGCCACAGATCGGACAAAACCTGGGAGCACACTGGGGAAG GTATCGTCCACCCACGTTCCATGTGCAGGCCTGGTATGATGAAGTGAAAGACTACACCTTCCCTTACCCGCAGGAGTGTAACCCTTATTGCCCCTTCAGATGCTCTGGCCCTGTTTGTACCCATTACACACAG CTGGTTTGGGCCACCAGCAGTCGCATTGGCTGTGCCATCAACTTGTGTTACAACATGAATGTGTGGGGACAGATTTGGGCCAAAGCCGTCTATCTTGTCTGCAACTATTCACCAAA GGGAAACTGGTGGGGCCATTCGCCTTACAAACATGGGACCCCGTGCTCTGCCTGCCCTCCCAGCTATGGCGGAGGCTGCAAGGACAACCTCTGCTACAAAG ATGACAGCTCCAACCCTCCACAAGAGGAAACGGAAGAAAACAACTTCATTGAGCCGGAGGCCCCCCGTTCTCCACAGAAGCCTTGGCCGAGGGCCTCCAAACCTGAGCTTCCAAGTCTTCCCGCTCCGGCCCCCACCAAGCCCCCCACAGAGGACCTGCAGAAGAATGAAGTGgtgaacacacagcagatgt CTCAGCTTGTGACCTGTGACACTAAGCTTCGAGATCAGTGTAAAGGAACACCATGTAATAG ATATGAGTGCCCAGCTGGGTGCCTTGATGCTACAGGAAAAGTAGTTGGGACAGTATACTATGAAATG CAATCCAGCGTCTGTAGAGCTGGCCTACATGCTGGTGTCATAGATAATGAcggaggatggatggatgtaacaAGACAAGGCAGAAAAGACTTTTTCATCAAATCCAACAAGAACGGAGTCCAGTCTGTAGG AAAATACCAAAGTGCTAATTCCTTCACAGTTTCCAGAGTGGCAG TCAAAGCCATCACATGTGAAACCACAGTTGCACAGCTGTGTCCATACCAAAAGCCTGCAAAGCATTGTCCAAG GTTGTACTGCCCGAGAAACTGTTTAGAAGAGAATCCTCACATATCCAGAGTAATCGGTACTAGAATATACTCTGAT AAGTCCAGTGTCTGTCGATCAGCGGTCCACGCTGGAGTAATCAGGAATGATGTGGGTGGTTACATTGATGTGATGCCAGTGGACAAGCGGAAACACTACATTGCTTCATACCAAAATGGCATTTTCTCAGAGAG
- the pi15a gene encoding peptidase inhibitor 15-A: MKPQLVAIDLILLCVSCGASALATSIAAVSTSNFTSPGAAHSHGTDITTISKIRRKRYISQNDMLAILDYHNKVRGKVFPPASNMEYMVWDDTLAKTAEDWAHACLWEHGPPNLLRFLGQNLSVRTGRYRSILQLVKPWYDEVKDYSFPYPRDCNPRCPLRCYGPMCTHYTQMVWATSNKVGCAVHTCHNMNVWGSVWKRATYLVCNYSPKGNWIGEAPYKVGVPCSACPPSYGGSCSNNMCFPALKTNYLHWFK, encoded by the exons ATGAAACCTCAGCTGGTCGCCATAGACCTGATACTTCTGTGCGTATCGTGCGGAGCAAGTGCATTGGCAACGAGTATTGCTGCTGTGTCCACGTCCAATTTCACCAGCCCTGGCGCAGCGCACAGCCATGGAACAGACATCACGACTATTTCTAAGATCAGGAGGAAGCGTTATATCAGTCAGAACGACATGCTTGCCATTCTTGATTACCACAACAAAGTGAGAGGGAAGGTGTTTCCTCCAGCATCCAACATGGAATACATG GTGTGGGACGACACTCTGGCCAAGACAGCCGAGGACTGGGCTCACGCCTGCCTGTGGGAGCACGGGCCACCTAACCTCCTCAGGTTCCTGGGTCAAAACCTCTCCGTCAGGACAGGACG CTACCGGTCCATTCTTCAGCTGGTAAAGCCGTGGTACGATGAGGTCAAAGATTACTCATTTCCATACCCCCGTGACTGCAACCCTCGATGCCCCCTCAGATGCTATGGACCCATGTGCACCCATTATACACAG ATGGTGTGGGCAACATCCAACAAAGTAGGCTGTGCTGTTCACACATGCCACAATATGAACGTATGGGGCTCAGTGTGGAAGCGGGCAACATATTTAGTTTGTAACTACTCACCTAA GGGTAACTGGATCGGAGAGGCTCCCTACAAAGTAGGCGTACCCTGCTCTGCCTGCCCTCCCAGCTATGGGGGCTCCTGCAGCAACAACATGTGCTTCCCTGCTCTCAAGACAAACTACCTGCACTGGTTCAAATAA